One Candidatus Anstonellales archaeon DNA window includes the following coding sequences:
- a CDS encoding phospholipid carrier-dependent glycosyltransferase translates to MVSELKKHVALLLIVFLLSRATFVAYNRPLIKDEALYARMVDEFLEKPRIIPTYFGQEVAWRPVVPFLLSAPFVVASKAIIGLLDVEIDLGLPYRLSSLFFGACSVVLIYLMFRREFSADFALCTSLMFMLSFSSLYADTSALVDSVLLFFVLSSLACYFHGKSDPRFYILGGILSAFAYWTKTVVAFIIPIVAVAYAFERKGELRKFEFLISLFFLPLSLFVYDALFEEREAIIGEYLYNIPSKIFGSWWSTGGIDFEIFKRFVGGLGEFIINSNVLVVSSIIGLCKFWKRRIWLATWMSLLPLVFFVGVGYFWYPLPLMPAVCAFSSSLIFNRLGGKFDRFSLLIILTSMAVLMISSLMVLTSGFVDEYAAEREAGLFLAGKEKVLVIGNYVPTVVAYKMMADGLPKPCIVYIYNSSYREEPYIWKSNIYGFDNKTNYTYNFHVYRAFWDERNMKIPCGYSEFDWVLTAEKPDWIEVEGYELVNRFGQNLSVYKKKSAK, encoded by the coding sequence ATGGTATCTGAACTAAAAAAACATGTTGCTTTGCTTTTGATTGTTTTTCTTTTATCCCGTGCAACTTTTGTTGCGTATAACAGGCCGCTTATTAAGGATGAGGCACTTTATGCAAGAATGGTGGATGAATTCTTGGAAAAGCCAAGGATCATACCAACATATTTTGGACAGGAAGTAGCTTGGAGACCAGTAGTTCCTTTTCTGTTGTCTGCACCCTTTGTAGTCGCTTCAAAGGCGATTATTGGGCTGCTTGATGTTGAAATTGACCTTGGCTTGCCGTATCGCTTGTCGTCTCTATTTTTTGGAGCGTGTTCTGTTGTGCTCATTTATCTGATGTTTAGAAGGGAATTTTCAGCGGATTTTGCACTATGCACATCGTTGATGTTCATGCTTTCTTTTTCTTCTCTTTATGCCGATACGAGTGCGCTTGTAGATTCGGTTTTGTTGTTTTTTGTGCTCTCATCACTTGCCTGTTATTTTCATGGTAAGTCAGATCCGCGATTCTATATTTTGGGGGGGATTTTATCTGCATTTGCATATTGGACAAAAACTGTTGTTGCCTTTATTATTCCCATAGTTGCCGTTGCATATGCCTTTGAGCGGAAGGGAGAGTTGCGTAAGTTTGAGTTTCTTATTTCGCTTTTTTTTCTTCCGCTTTCTTTATTTGTTTATGATGCTCTTTTTGAAGAGAGAGAAGCCATAATTGGCGAGTATTTGTATAACATCCCGAGCAAGATTTTTGGATCGTGGTGGAGCACTGGTGGGATAGATTTTGAGATTTTCAAGAGGTTTGTAGGTGGACTGGGGGAATTTATTATAAATTCAAACGTTCTTGTTGTTTCATCTATTATTGGATTGTGTAAGTTTTGGAAAAGGAGAATATGGCTAGCGACATGGATGTCGCTACTTCCTCTGGTTTTTTTTGTTGGTGTTGGGTATTTCTGGTACCCTCTGCCCCTGATGCCAGCCGTTTGCGCTTTTTCTTCTTCTCTTATTTTTAATAGGCTTGGTGGAAAGTTTGATAGGTTTTCGTTATTGATTATTCTAACTTCAATGGCCGTTTTGATGATATCCTCTCTGATGGTGCTTACAAGTGGATTTGTAGATGAATACGCTGCTGAAAGAGAAGCGGGTTTATTTCTTGCTGGAAAAGAAAAGGTATTGGTAATTGGAAACTATGTGCCTACTGTTGTTGCTTATAAAATGATGGCAGATGGATTACCTAAACCTTGTATAGTGTACATTTACAACAGTAGTTACCGTGAAGAGCCGTATATATGGAAAAGCAACATATATGGCTTTGATAATAAGACAAATTATACATACAATTTTCATGTATATAGGGCTTTTTGGGATGAAAGGAATATGAAAATACCTTGTGGATATTCTGAATTCGACTGGGTTCTGACTGCAGAAAAACCTGATTGGATCGAAGTTGAAGGATATGAGCTGGTCAACAGGTTTGGTCAGAATCTAAGTGTGTACAAAAAGAAA
- a CDS encoding DHH family phosphoesterase, which produces MSKSEFLRRCKEIRERVLSYKNPLIINHFDCDGIASGAITAIALTKMKKKYNIITVRKLDTKTIESAIRHSEKDGEVIFVDLGGASQEIDKIEEGVILDHHQTDGTKLLQANPHLFGFDGGTEISSSGVAYLVFGIRPDLAVVGAIGDMQYPLSGLNRFLLEEGMKTGEVQIKIDLRLYGRGSRPLAQMLEFADDPPLPHLSANPRACVEFLEKNGFWSEDKRNKSYYDLSTEEQKKFVDSLILFLAQGGNEDIAKQIIGEVYTFPKQDIKTELYDASDFSTLLNACGRHNKPEIGIGVCMGDKNAYQEASLLLAKHRKKLREGLSFASSHLQDFGKFLFLDARGVIDDGIIGVVAGMVLPPNSKKPIFAIATDDIGGIKVSARANNALVTKGLNLGLILKLSSVAVGGAGGGHKVAAGAQIPKEKLNDFLLKLNSNL; this is translated from the coding sequence ATGTCGAAGTCAGAATTTCTTAGAAGATGTAAGGAAATAAGAGAGCGAGTTTTGAGTTATAAAAATCCACTCATAATAAACCACTTTGATTGCGACGGAATCGCAAGCGGAGCAATAACAGCAATAGCTCTAACCAAAATGAAAAAAAAATATAATATTATAACCGTAAGGAAGCTTGACACAAAAACAATCGAATCAGCAATAAGGCACTCGGAGAAAGATGGAGAAGTCATCTTCGTCGACCTTGGAGGCGCATCACAAGAGATAGACAAGATAGAAGAAGGCGTAATTCTTGACCACCACCAAACTGATGGCACAAAACTACTTCAAGCAAATCCACACCTTTTTGGCTTTGATGGAGGAACCGAAATAAGCTCATCAGGGGTTGCGTATCTTGTTTTTGGAATAAGGCCGGATCTCGCAGTAGTAGGGGCAATAGGAGACATGCAATATCCGCTCTCGGGTCTTAATAGGTTTCTCCTTGAAGAAGGAATGAAAACAGGAGAGGTCCAGATAAAAATAGACCTCCGACTATATGGAAGAGGCTCACGCCCGCTTGCTCAGATGCTTGAGTTTGCAGATGACCCTCCCCTCCCTCACTTAAGCGCAAATCCTCGGGCATGTGTGGAATTCCTCGAAAAAAATGGATTTTGGAGCGAGGACAAAAGAAACAAGAGCTATTATGATTTGAGCACTGAGGAGCAAAAAAAGTTTGTTGACTCACTCATACTCTTTTTAGCTCAAGGAGGAAATGAGGATATCGCAAAGCAGATAATCGGTGAGGTCTATACCTTCCCAAAACAGGATATAAAAACTGAGCTATATGATGCAAGCGACTTTTCAACACTTCTAAACGCCTGCGGGAGACACAATAAACCAGAAATAGGTATAGGTGTATGTATGGGTGATAAAAACGCATATCAAGAAGCCTCTCTGCTACTTGCAAAGCACAGAAAAAAACTCAGAGAAGGCCTCTCTTTTGCATCTTCCCACCTACAAGATTTTGGAAAGTTTCTCTTTTTAGATGCAAGGGGAGTGATAGACGATGGAATAATTGGCGTTGTGGCAGGAATGGTTCTTCCTCCAAACTCCAAAAAACCTATTTTTGCAATAGCCACTGATGATATAGGGGGCATAAAGGTTTCAGCACGTGCTAATAATGCCCTTGTAACCAAAGGTCTAAATCTGGGGCTAATTCTTAAGCTGTCTTCAGTTGCTGTTGGCGGAGCTGGCGGAGGGCACAAGGTTGCAGCTGGTGCTCAGATACCAAAAGAAAAGTTAAATGATTTCCTACTAAAATTAAATTCAAATTTATAA
- the prs gene encoding ribose-phosphate diphosphokinase, which yields MILFSPNCSDLGVPNIEIKKFPDGENYLRVPSLKDAEGNQVTLFHRAYPSQDSSLIQLFLLLKTLKRATDKITAVIPYLPYARQDKMVLEGESKSSESICNIISESGCKELVTFDAHFLKMKGTYRYGNLKIRNLSLSDELISYLYSECTNPVIISPDKGASYMVVERGGLSMEKKRKGYEQSELAERKVSIMKTDAKMEDRDVIIIDDMIAGGGTMARAVDICKKKGARKIYCGATHGLFLGDSANKILSAGAEEIVVSNTILSPYSKINFMDKLRGLI from the coding sequence ATGATACTATTTAGTCCAAATTGCTCAGATCTCGGCGTCCCAAACATAGAAATAAAGAAATTCCCAGACGGTGAAAACTATCTTCGAGTCCCTTCTTTAAAGGATGCAGAGGGAAACCAAGTAACGTTATTCCATCGCGCTTATCCTTCGCAGGATTCCTCACTCATCCAGCTTTTCCTCCTGCTTAAAACTCTAAAGAGAGCCACAGATAAAATAACAGCTGTAATCCCATACCTTCCCTATGCTCGCCAGGACAAAATGGTCTTGGAGGGAGAGTCAAAAAGCTCAGAGTCAATCTGCAACATAATATCTGAATCTGGATGTAAGGAGCTTGTGACGTTCGATGCGCACTTTCTAAAAATGAAAGGAACTTATAGGTATGGGAACCTAAAAATACGCAATCTAAGTCTTAGCGACGAACTTATATCCTACCTCTACTCTGAGTGTACAAATCCAGTTATAATCTCTCCTGACAAAGGCGCTTCCTATATGGTCGTAGAGCGCGGAGGCCTTTCTATGGAGAAAAAAAGAAAAGGCTATGAGCAATCAGAACTTGCAGAACGAAAGGTAAGTATAATGAAAACCGATGCAAAAATGGAAGACAGAGACGTAATAATCATAGATGATATGATTGCTGGCGGAGGTACAATGGCCCGAGCGGTTGATATCTGCAAGAAGAAGGGAGCAAGGAAAATATATTGCGGAGCAACTCATGGATTATTTCTTGGAGATTCAGCTAATAAAATACTCAGTGCTGGGGCAGAGGAAATTGTTGTATCAAATACAATACTATCCCCCTATTCAAAAATAAACTTTATGGACAAGCTTAGGGGTCTTATATAG